The Chrysemys picta bellii isolate R12L10 chromosome 12, ASM1138683v2, whole genome shotgun sequence genome has a segment encoding these proteins:
- the LOC122173097 gene encoding E3 ubiquitin-protein ligase TRIM17-like: MAHPLRKLLEEAVCPICLEYFSDPVSMDCGHNFCRFCITEYYEKLEIEEEGVFCPQCRSKLKKEKSQTNRQLARMVENIQQLGIKPENLKKQTVGREHEDKLKLFCEDDGEVNCLLCDKTQEHGSHTLVPIEDAAQEYKVKLHKDIEHLKKVREEISKLKSKEQNKPKDWKERVKCQRLRVLSEFEKLQLLLNEEKKLSPETGRGGEGDSEETK; the protein is encoded by the exons ATGGCCCATCCTTTGAGAAAGCTATTGGAAGAAGCGGTTTGTCCCATCTGTCTAGAGTATTTCAGTGATCCAGTGAGCATGGACTGTGGTCACAACTTCTGCCGATTTTGTATCACAGAGTACTACGAAAAATTGGAAATTGAAGAAGAGGGAGTTTTCTGTCCACAATGCAGGAGCAAATTGAAGAAAGAGAAATCCCAGACCAACAGGCAGCTTGCCAGAATGGTGGAAAATATCCAGCAGTTAGGGATAAAACCTGAAAACCTAAAAAAGCAGACAGTCGGCAGGGAGCATGAGGACAAACTCAAGCTGTTCTGTGAAGATGATGGTGAGGTGAACTGTCTGCTTTGTGATAAAACCCAGGAGCACGGATCTCATACGCTGGTGCCCATCGAGGATGCTGCGCAGGAATACAAG GTGAAACTTCACAAAGACATTGAGCATCTGAAGAAAGTGAGGGAGGAGATTTCAAAGCTGAAATCCAAGGAGCAGAATAAACCGAAAGACTGGAAA GAAAGAGTAAAGTGCCAGAGACTGCGAGTCTTGTCTGAATTTGAGAAATTGCAACTGCTTCTGAATGAGGAAAAGAAACTTTCTCCAGAGACTGGCCGAGGAGGAGAGGGAGACTCTGAAGAAACTAAATGA